The proteins below are encoded in one region of Colias croceus chromosome 17, ilColCroc2.1:
- the LOC123699194 gene encoding putative phosphatidate phosphatase gives MARNNLVLKIVLDFIALVIVAFPLLALQLWASPYERGYFADDPSLRLPYKTQTVSEGLLAGLGFALLVVTIIIVEISRDVRGKSGGARSLGNCEVPAWVWESYVAIGVFTFGAACQQLAVNIAKYVIGRLRPHFFDLCKPVPINTSTADSFITNFRCTGAAATASTMKDMRLSFPSAHSGFAMYCAVFFIFYIQVKAKWRGSKLLRHVAQFGVLIAAWYVGLSRVVDHMHHWSDVAVGFAVGAAFAVLTFIYVYAPVKRIRRESWITEPSTQPEMLPRPVLMAHSN, from the exons ATGGCTCGAAATAATTTGGTGCTGAAAATTGTTTTGGATTTCATAGCTTTGGTAATTG tCGCATTCCCGCTGTTGGCCCTTCAGCTATGGGCATCACCGTACGAGCGGGGCTACTTCGCTGACGATCCTTCTCTACGATTACCGTACAAGACGCAGACGGTGTCCGAGGGCCTGCTGGCGGGCCTGGGATTCGCACTGCTTGTTGTTACA ATAATAATCGTCGAAATATCACGAGATGTGCGCGGTAAGTCAGGGGGCGCACGTTCCCTGGGTAACTGCGAGGTCCCTGCCTGGGTCTGGGAGAGCTATGTGGCCATAGGCGTGTTTACCTTTGGTGCAGCCTGCCAGCAGCTGGCTGTGAATATCGCGAAGTACGTGATTGGCAGGCTTAGACCGCACTTCTTTGAT ctCTGCAAGCCAGTGCCCATAAACACATCCACAGCCGACTCCTTCATAACGAACTTCAGGTGTACGGGCGCGGCCGCAACCGCCAGCACTATGAAGGACATGCGATTGTCCTTCCCTAGCGCTCATTCGGGATTCGCTATGTATTGCGCTGTTTTCTTCATT TTCTACATCCAAGTGAAAGCAAAATGGCGCGGTTCCAAACTGCTGCGTCACGTTGCCCAGTTCGGCGTGCTGATAGCGGCGTGGTACGTGGGGCTCTCGCGGGTGGTGGACCACATGCACCACTGGAGCGACGTGGCCGTGGGCTTCGCGGTTGGCGCCGCGTTTGCTGTACTGACT TTCATCTACGTGTATGCGCCGGTTAAACGCATCCGAAGAGAGTCCTGGATCACAGAACCCTCTACACAACCTGAGATGTTACCTCGACCTGTACTTATGGCAcatagtaattaa
- the LOC123699084 gene encoding putative phosphatidate phosphatase, producing MSREEISMHILRKFVLDGFCISALIILIYITQDIWISFERGFFCGDESLMFPYKDDTVTTPVLRLYGLCLPILAFIICEWVLLRKDDDTQYCFNIPIPKWLRGFYCVLACFGFGTCFIELTTNIAKNVIGRPRPHFFDLCRPSINCSDPAWQHRYIEANQFECTGTRTEKFSDMHLSFLSGHSAWSAYTMIYLALYLEKRMVWRGTRVIRHVLQFSAVMLSWFTALSRVSDYKHHWSDVLAGYSLGLTFAVVVWTWGTDILQPKKKHAPVPLHEVSHQQIEGPA from the exons ATGTCGCGGGAAGAGATATCTATGCATATACTGAGAAAATTCGTTCTCGACGGCTTTTGTATTTCCGCAC TGATAATCCTAATATACATAACCCAGGACATTTGGATTTCGTTCGAGCGCGGTTTCTTCTGCGGCGATGAGAGTCTCATGTTCCCTTACAAGGACGATACAGTGACTACTCCAGTACTCAGGCTGTATGGGCTTTGCCTACCTATATTGGCT TTCATCATATGCGAGTGGGTGCTCCTGCGCAAAGACGACGACACCCAGTACTGCTTCAACATCCCGATCCCGAAGTGGCTACGAGGCTTCTACTGCGTGCTGGCTTGCTTCGGCTTTGGCACCTGCTTCATTGAACTTACCACGAATATTGCTAAGAACGTTATTGGAAGACCTAGGCCACATTTCTTTGAT TTATGTCGTCCCTCCATCAACTGCAGCGACCCCGCCTGGCAGCACCGCTACATTGAGGCAAATCAATTCGAGTGTACGGGCACCCGTACGGAGAAGTTTAGCGACATGCACTTGTCCTTTTTGAGCGGACACTCTGCCTGGTCTGCGTATACCATGATTTATTTGGCT CTTTACCTCGAGAAGCGCATGGTCTGGCGAGGCACCCGCGTCATCAGACACGTGCTCCAGTTCTCAGCGGTTATGCTGAGCTGGTTCACAGCGCTGTCCAGGGTGTCCGACTACAAGCACCATTGGAGTGATGTGCTGGCTGGGTACTCCTTGGGACTGACCTTTGCTGTGGTGGTG TGGACCTGGGGAACAGATATCCTGCAACCAAAGAAGAAACACGCTCCCGTTCCACTTCACGAGGTTTCACATCAACAGATCGAAGGACCGGCGTGA